A genomic stretch from Chloroflexota bacterium includes:
- a CDS encoding alpha/beta hydrolase: protein MTQPPDGFVRSADGTNIAYWQSGQGPTLLIVHGGGNFHAGWDPMLPLLTPECTVVTIDRRGRGASGDAQPYAIEREIEDVAAVADAFGPMCVLGHSFGGPIALEAGLLTDAISSLIIYEGWPGPEEDLTVLPDFVLPMEALIAAGRYEESVEYDETPETIERLHADPLWPSWVDATATFPREVRAYYRFWTEHPIGDGRWRDLRIPILLLYGEQNPAFGLGAVQLAGSLADARIEMLPGQGHTAYAEAPEILAAAVLPFLASANAR from the coding sequence GTGACCCAACCGCCGGACGGCTTCGTGCGCTCCGCCGACGGAACCAACATCGCGTACTGGCAATCCGGGCAAGGGCCGACGCTTCTAATCGTCCACGGCGGTGGGAATTTCCACGCCGGCTGGGACCCCATGCTGCCCCTGCTCACGCCGGAGTGCACCGTGGTGACCATCGATCGACGCGGCCGAGGAGCGAGCGGCGATGCCCAGCCATACGCTATCGAGCGCGAGATCGAGGATGTAGCGGCAGTTGCGGATGCTTTCGGCCCGATGTGCGTGCTCGGTCACTCGTTTGGGGGACCAATCGCGCTCGAGGCGGGCCTCCTCACCGACGCCATCTCCAGCCTGATCATCTACGAGGGATGGCCAGGCCCCGAAGAGGACCTCACGGTCCTACCTGATTTTGTGCTCCCGATGGAGGCGCTCATCGCAGCCGGTCGCTACGAAGAGAGCGTGGAGTACGACGAAACGCCAGAAACGATCGAGAGGCTGCATGCAGACCCGCTGTGGCCATCGTGGGTCGACGCGACGGCCACCTTTCCCAGAGAGGTGAGGGCCTATTACCGGTTCTGGACCGAGCACCCGATCGGCGACGGACGGTGGCGCGACCTTCGGATCCCGATCCTCCTGCTTTACGGCGAGCAGAATCCGGCATTCGGTCTGGGGGCGGTGCAGCTTGCCGGCAGCCTGGCTGACGCCCGAATTGAGATGTTGCCAGGGCAGGGCCATACCGCCTATGCCGAGGCACCTGAGATTCTCGCAGCGGCGGTGCTCCCGTTCCTCGCCTCCGCCAACGCCCGCTAG